The following are encoded together in the Gordonia insulae genome:
- a CDS encoding DUF501 domain-containing protein: MSISATDLATITTQLGREPRGVIEVSYRTPDGAPAVIKTTPRLPDGTPFPTLYYLTDPRLTAEASRQESAGVMKEMTARLSTDSDLAAAYRRAHESYLAERDAIESLGTDFTGGGMPDRVKCLHVLIAHSLAKGPGVNPLGDEAVALAAVGHLRGTAIPSDWPRLADGDDT, encoded by the coding sequence GTGAGCATTTCGGCGACGGACCTGGCCACGATCACCACGCAGCTCGGTCGGGAACCGCGCGGCGTGATCGAGGTCAGCTACCGAACACCCGACGGTGCGCCCGCGGTCATCAAGACGACTCCGCGGCTGCCCGACGGTACGCCGTTCCCGACGCTCTACTACCTCACCGACCCGCGACTCACCGCGGAGGCCAGTCGCCAGGAGTCGGCGGGCGTGATGAAGGAGATGACCGCGAGGCTCTCCACTGACTCGGATCTCGCGGCGGCCTATCGCCGCGCCCACGAGTCCTATCTGGCCGAACGCGATGCCATCGAGTCCCTGGGCACCGACTTCACCGGCGGCGGCATGCCCGACCGGGTGAAGTGCCTGCACGTGTTGATCGCCCATTCGCTCGCGAAGGGGCCCGGCGTCAATCCACTCGGCGACGAGGCCGTCGCCCTCGCCGCCGTCGGACATCTCCGCGGCACCGCGATCCCGTCCGACTGGCCTCGGCTCGCCGACGGAGATGACACGTGA
- a CDS encoding septum formation initiator family protein, whose protein sequence is MSVTETGEQELFDAELDPTEPDVAEVEPTSSSAARIRRQRTRRRLDRASLAARWEGLDAKRAIVLALVVSVVALTLAMPVRTYFSQRAEFDQLRASNDRLRTEVTDYQQKVNEQGDPAYIEAKARERLQFVRPGEKALVMMFPGDDARAAAQKQAEQRARNPWYGNLWESVSTPPGTK, encoded by the coding sequence ATGTCGGTGACCGAGACCGGTGAACAGGAACTGTTCGACGCCGAGTTGGACCCGACGGAGCCGGACGTCGCGGAGGTGGAGCCGACGTCGTCGAGCGCTGCGCGGATCAGGCGTCAGCGCACGCGACGCCGGCTCGATCGCGCGTCGCTGGCGGCGCGTTGGGAAGGGCTCGACGCCAAACGCGCGATCGTGCTCGCACTCGTCGTCAGCGTGGTCGCGTTGACCCTGGCGATGCCCGTGCGGACCTACTTCTCGCAGCGTGCCGAGTTCGACCAGCTCCGGGCGAGCAACGATCGGCTGCGCACCGAGGTCACCGACTATCAGCAGAAGGTGAACGAACAGGGCGACCCGGCCTACATCGAGGCGAAAGCGCGTGAGCGACTGCAGTTCGTCCGGCCGGGGGAGAAGGCATTGGTGATGATGTTCCCCGGCGACGACGCGCGGGCGGCCGCACAGAAGCAGGCGGAGCAGCGTGCACGCAATCCGTGGTATGGCAACCTGTGGGAGTCGGTGTCGACCCCACCCGGCACCAAGTGA